The following are encoded together in the Vanrija pseudolonga chromosome 7, complete sequence genome:
- the san gene encoding putative N-acetyltransferase san — translation MAPSAVTATYSTAGTVSSPLDLATARGEHESVSLNGGVARKKVSPAPKATLTSLTVNNAGTLRKINSVVLPIVYSEKFYKDVLDPELDEINKLVYYADIPVGACCARIEVVGSKTQPLTLAILTLAVLAPYRSQGLGAALVKQALRAALHPTAPPPPTPPASGPTTRGALQPAPPRKPINRALVHVQVGNDAARRFYERLGFKEAGVNETYYSKMDPRAAWILVLDDIAASLGEGAANGESK, via the exons aTGGCCCCATCCGCAGTCACCGCGACGTACAGCACGGCAGGGACCGTGTCGTCCCCGCTTGACCTTGCGACTGCgcggggcgagcacgagaGCGTGAGCCTGAatggcggcgtcgcgaggaagaaggtgtcgcccgcgcccaagGCGACGCTGACGAGCTTGACGGTGAACAAT GCCGGCACGCTCCGCAAGATCAATTCGGTCGTCCTCCCGATCGTGTACAGCGAAAAGTTCTACAAGGACgtgctcgaccccgagctcgacgagatcaaCAAGCTCGTGTACTACGCCGACATTcccgtcggcgcgtgctGTGCGCGCATCGAGGTTGTCGGGAGCAAGACCCAGCCGCTGACGCTGGCGATTTTGACTCTTGC CGTCCTCGCCCCATACCGCTCCCaaggcctcggcgccgcgctcgtcaagcaggccctccgcgccgcgctgcaccccaccgccccgcccccgcccacgccgcccgcctccggCCCGACGACCCGCGGAGCCCtccagcccgcgccgccacgcaaGCCCATTAACCGCGCCCTCGTCCACGTCCAGGtcggcaacgacgccgcgcgccgcttctACGAGCGTCTGGGCTTCAAGGAGGCTGGAGT CAACGAGACGTACTACTCCAAAATggacccccgcgccgcgtggatcctcgtcctcgacgacattgccgcgtccctcggcgagggcgccgccaacggcgagaGCAAGTAG
- the SSL1 gene encoding General transcription and DNA repair factor IIH subunit SSL1, with the protein MPSDDLLYDPGADSPRSELDSDDDLDRPGPSRGRRGAGGSSKEASSSKKGKGKDSINAWEATYKRSWDVVQEDEQGGLQSAVDSYVAQRRRKRALQSEAPLRRSLVRHMFIIVDLSESMRDKDFRPSRFELTLQYLRAFVVEWFDQNPLGQVGVILLRDRLAEVLVPIGGNPQDVVKALEDKRALEPSGEPSLQNGLTMARGSMSHLPTTSSLEILVLFSAISTADPDGPQNIHQVLAELVQARVRTTIISLSAEIKICRQIAERTGGRFGVAIDEDHYRDLLWETIPPPAETIAAPVTLNVRDALNRGGRGAAGGANRPAPAGDLMVMGFPTRLPAAGEGFCACHGLLKRGGYMCPRCGSKLCDVPTDCDVCCLMVVSSPHLARSFWLLFPVANYGLVSDAGAVQAELVPACFGCDTAFPLLSSLGPDAAAHVDDGISPTGRYRCAKCSNDFCMDCDLYVHDTLHTCPGCAQ; encoded by the exons ATGCCCTCGGACGACCTCCTCTACGATCCAGGGGCAGACTCGCCGAGGTCAGAACTCGACTCTgatgacgacctcgaccgcccAGGCCCAtctcgcggccgccgcggcgcaggaggGAGCAGCAAGGAAGCCTCGAGCTCCAAGAAGGGAAAGGGAAAGGACTCGATCAACGCATGGGAGGCAACCTACAAGCGCAGTTGGGATGTCGTCCAAGAGGACGAACAGGGTGGCCTCCAGTCGGCCGTCGACAGTTACGTTGCCCAGCGAAGGCGAAAGAG GGCTCTCCAATCCGAGGCACCTCTGCGCCGGTCTCTGGTGCGGCACATGTTTATCATTGTGGACCTCTCCGAGTCGATGCGGGACAAGGACTTTCGCCCCTCGCG GTTTGAACTGACGCTGCAATACCTGCGTGCGTTTGTCGTCGAGTGGTTTGACCAGAACCCACTTGGGCAGGTCGGCGTCATCCTCCTGCGGGACCGACTCGCAGAGGTCCTCGTGCCTATAGGAG GCAACCCGCAGGACGTGGTAAAGGCACTCGAGGACAAGCGTGCTCTGGAGCCCTCGGGCGAGCCAAGCCTGCAGAATGGCTTGACGATGGCGCGGGGCTCGATGAGCCATCTGCCCACGACGTCTAGCTTAGAGATTCTGGTCCTGTTCAGCGCCATCTCGACGGCCGACCCAGACGGACCGCAGAACATCCACCAGGTGTTGGCGGAGCTCGTGCAGGCGCGAGTCCGCACGACTATCATCTCGCTGTCCGCCGAGATCAAGATTTGTCGTCAGATTGCGGAGAGAACGGGCGGGCGGTTCGGCGTGGCTATTGACGAGGACCACTACCGTGACTTGTTGTGGGAGACGATCCCTCCGCCAGCTGAAACgatcgccgcgcccgtcacGCTCAATGTCCGTGATGCGCTTAATCGCGGTGGCAGAGGTGCGGCTGGGGGCGCGAatcgccccgcgcccgctgGAGATCTCATGGTCATGGGCTTCCCCACacgcctgcctgctgcggGCGAGGGATTCTGTGCGTGCCACGGTCTTCTCAAGCGCGGAGGGTACATGTGCCCTCGGTGCGGGTCCAAGTTGTGTGACGTACCGACCGACTGCGATGTGTGCTGCCTGATGGTGGTCAGCAGCCCGCATCTGGCCCGAAG CTTCTGGCTGCTCTTCCCTGTCGCCAACTATGGGTTAGTCAgtgacgccggcgcggtgcaggccgagcttgTTCCAGCGTGCTTTGGCTGTGACACGGCGTTCCCATTG CTCTCCAGCCTCGGCCCAGACGCAGCGGCacatgtcgacgacggcatcaGCCCGACTGGGCGGTACCGTTGTGCCAAGTGCTCCAACGACTTTTGCATGGACTGCGACTTGTA TGTCCATGACACGCTGCATACGTGCCCCGGGTGTGCCCAGTGA
- the Txnl4a gene encoding Thioredoxin-like protein 4A encodes MSYFMTHLHSGWHVDQAILVEEDRVVCIRFGHDHDPECMAMDEALYGVSEKVSNFAILYLVDVTEVPDFTKMYELYDQCTLMFFYRNKHIMIDLGTGNNNKINWAVTDKQELIDIIETVYRGASKGRGLVVAPKDYSTRHKY; translated from the exons ATGTCGTACTTTATGACCCA CCTCCACTCGGGCTGGCACGTCGACCAGGCCATCCTGGTGGAAGAAGACCGCGTGGTGTGCATCCGCTTCgggcacgaccacgaccccGAGTGCATGGCgatggacgaggcgctgTACGGCGTGAGCGAGAAGGTGTCCAACTTTGCCATCCtgtacctcgtcgacgtgacCGAGGTGCCCGACTTTACGAAGATGTACGAGCTGTACGACCAGTGCACGCTCATGTTCTTCTACCGCAACAAGCATATCATGATCGATCTGGGCACGGGTAACAACAACAAGAT CAACTGGGCTGTTACCGACAAGCAGGAGCTCATCGACATCATCGAGACGGTGTACCGCGGTGCCTCCAAGGGCCGTGGTCTGGTCGTCGCGCCAAAGG ACTACTCGACGAGACACAAGTACTAG
- the PTRH2 gene encoding Peptidyl-tRNA hydrolase 2, mitochondrial: MSQVRDSVQAALAPIPIALTVLAFVLGYKARAVLSPVVVNAPSGSRAASSKSNGGGGKGKRSNSPVQAPAPEAYSDGATDSDSDADDEAAANAADLKAVRPGGDEIKLVLVVNDSLKMTKGKIGAQCGHATLACYETLARSNPALISKWKMYGQPKIALRCANTEELEALARQARALNLCARTIQDAGRTQVAPGSKTVLGVGPGPARLINQVTGKLKLL, encoded by the exons ATGAGCCAGGTCAGAGACAGCGTCCAAG ccgccctcgcgcccatCCCTATCGCGCTGACTGTGCTCGCCTTCGTGCTGGGGTacaaggcgcgcgcggtgctcTCGCCCGTGGTCGTCAACGCGCCGTCGGGCAGCCGCGCGGCGTCATCAAAgtcgaacggcggcggcggcaagggcaagcgctCCAACTCGCCAGTGCAGGCCCCCGCGCCGGAGGCGTACTCGGACGGCGcgaccgactcggactcggacgccgacgacgaggcggccgccaacgccgccgacctcaaggcggTCCGTCCGGGCGGGGACGAGATCAAGCTTGTCTTGGTTGTGAACGACAGCCTCAAGATGACCAAGGGCAAGATTGGCGCGCAGTGCGGGCATGCCACGCTCGCGTGTTACGAGACGCTTGCGCGGAGCAACCCCGCG CTCATCTCAAAGTGGAAGATGTACGGCCAGCCCAAGATCGCCCTCCGCTGCGCCAACACGGaagagctcgaggcgctcgcgcgccaggcACGCGCGCTCAACCTCTGCGCGAGGACGATCCAGGACGCCGGCCGCACCCAGGTCGCGCCGGGGAGCAAGActgtgctcggcgtcggaccGGGCCCCGCGCGCTTGATCAACCAGGTCACGGGCAAGCTCAAGCTTTTGTAG
- the SPAP8A3.06 gene encoding Splicing factor U2AF subunit → MASHLAHIYGTEQDRVNCSFYLKIGACRHGDRCSRKHIKPNFSQTVLLPNVYNNPAHTPEGASMSKEELQADFDRFYEDFFIELCKYGNVQEMHVCDNVGDHLEGNVYVRYEWEAEAGKAVDMLNNRWYGMRPLHAELSPVSDFREACCRQNELGECKREGFCNFMHLCHPTKSLVSSVHASQRVSRRSKLGNGGGDGPEAAELGWTPGGARSRGTGGRDDGGWGPDRARY, encoded by the exons ATGGCGTCTCATCTCGCCCACATCTA CGGCACTGAGCAGGACCGTGTCAACTGCTCCTTTTACCTCAAGATCGGCGCCTGCAGGCATGGTGACCGCTGCTCCAG AAAACACATCAAGCCCAACTTCTCTCAGACCGTCCTCCTTCCCAACGTCTACAACAACCCTGCGCACACGCCAGAAGGCGCAAGTATGagcaaggaggagctgcAGGCCGACTTTGACCGTTTCTACGAGGACTTCTTCAT CGAGCTCTGCAAGTACGGCAATGTGCAAGAGATGCACGTCTgcgacaatgtcggcgacCACCTCGAGGGCAATGTCTACGTGCGGTACGAgtgggaggccgaggccggcaaggccgtcgacaTGCTCAACAACCGATGGTACGGCATGCGGCCTCTGCACGCCGAGCTGTCGCCCGTGAGCGACTTCCGTGAGGCGTGCTGTCGCCAgaacgagctgggcgagtgCAAGCGCGAAGG CTTCTGCAACTTCATGCACCTGTGCCACCCGACCAAgtcgctcgtctcgtcggtacacgccagccagcgcgtcTCACGGCGGTCAAAGCTGGGcaacggcggtggtgacggccccgaggctgccgagctcggctgGACACCAGGAGGCGCGCGTAGCCGTGGCACTggcggacgcgacgacggcggttGGGGCCCAGACCGCGCACGGTACTAG